The Clostridiales bacterium genome contains the following window.
TAAAAAAATGGCTTTATAACTTTTAGAAAGTATCGCCCTTTCTTAATTTTTTGGAAAGGGTTTTTTTAATTTTGTGTCAATTTTGGTTAAAACTCATATAATGTTATACGAAAAAATTTAAGGAGCGCCAAATTTTATGTATTTTGATGATTATAAAAATCCAGACTGCTGTAACGTGTGCTGCCTTCCCGGTCCTAGAGGACCCCAAGGCTGTCCAGGGCCTCCCGGTCCAAAAGGCTCCACAGGTCCAACCGGTCCTCAAGGCATGATTGGTCCTATCGGCCCTACCGGTCCGACAGGTCCAACAGGTCCTACTGGTCCTACTGGCCCAACAGGTCCAACAGGTCCTACTGGCCCAACAGGTCCTACTGGCCCAACAGGTCCTACTGGTCCCACTGGTCCTACTGGCCCTACCGGTCCGAATGCGCAGCTTAACAACTTCTTAACTTCTATTACAGTCCAAACAGGTTTGGATATTGATTCGGGCGAGAGCATTCCTTTTGCTATCAATGGAACTGTTGGAGGAACGGATATAACGCATACGCCGGGCTCAATAATCTTTAACTTGCAGGCCAACCGCGCCTATCAGGTATCATATACGGTAAGCGGACAAACGCAAGCCAACGCTATGTCTTTTGTGCTTGAATTGAACGGCGTACAAGTCCCCGGAAGCAACGCCACCGTATTGCAAACGCCCGCGGAATCTTTAACCGCCACAGGATACGCTTATATTGCCACCCCAGCGGCGCCAAATCCCAGCGCTTTGGAAGTGGTTAATATCTCAACGGATGAAGTTGAAAATATTACAGCCAGCATTTCTATCTTGGAAATAGCTTAAAAAAACCAAAAAAAGCAAGCGTTTTAGCTTGCTTTTACATATGCGCAAATTTGCATATTTTAAAATCCAATCTTTAAATTAATTCTATTATTGCCATTTCGGCGGCGTCGCCGCGACGAGGGCCGATTTTTAATATGCGGGTATATCCGCCGCCCTGGCCTTCGCTCGCTCTTTGGGAATATCTGGGCGCATATTCGTTAAAAATCTTTTCTATCAAAGGATGCTTAATATCCTTGGTTCTGGCTTTATAAGCCGTCTTTGATTCGTCGGCGCCCTTTATTTCTTGCAAGTCATAAAGGCTTGCCATAAGTTTTCTTCTTGCCGCCAGCTTTTTGGGGCCGTCGTTATAATGCTCTACTGTATATTCCTTGCCCTTGGCGTCCTTTTTGGTAAGTTCTACTTTAACCACATCGTTATGGGTGTTAATCGCGGCCGTCAATAGTTTTTCGGCTATTTTTTGAACGGATTTTGCGCGGGCAAGGGTTGTTTTTATTTTTCCGTACCAAAAAAGCTGCGAAACTTGATTGCGAAGCAACGCCATTCTTTGATCGGTAGGTCTTCCTAGTTTGTATCCCATTATTCTAAAGCTCCTTATTCGTCACTCTTTTTTAAACTAAGTCCAAGTTCGTTTAATTTGCTGATAACTTCTTCCAAAGACTTTCTGCCAAGATTGCGCACCTTTAGCATGTCTTCTTCGGTGCGCTTGGACAAATCCTCAACCGTATTGATGTTTGCGCGTTTTAGACAGTTAAACGAGCGCACGGACAAGTCCAAGTCTTCTATGCTCATTTCCAAAATCTTTTGGCGTTTGTCCTTTTCGCGGCTGACTAAGATGTCCATTCCGCTGATGTTCTCGGACAAATTGACAAAAAGCCTTATATGGTCTTCCACAATTTTGGCGGAAAGAGAAACCACTTCCCTTGCCGACATCGTGCCGTTGGTTTGAACTTCCAATGTGAGTTTGTCGTAGTCAATATTTTGCCCGACACGAGTGCTTCCCACTTCGTAATTGACTTTTTTGACAGCCGTAAAGATAGAATCTATCGGTATATATCCTATAGGCGCGTTGGGGTCTTTGTTCTCATTGGCGCTGACATAGCCGCGTCCCCTGCCTATGGTAAGCTGCATATCCAATACGGCGCCCGTATCCAATGTGCAGATATAATGGTCGGGATTAAGAATTTCCACATCGGAATGCGTTTCTATATTCTTGGCGGTAACAATACCGGGGGTTGCTGCGTATAATCTCAAAACGGTCTGGTAGTTACGGTCTTGAGAAACTGTCTTGACGGCCACGCCTTTAAGATTGAGAATGATTTCGACGACATCTTCCCTTACGCCTTTTATGGTGCTGAATTCGTGCTTAACGCCCTCAATCTTAACGCCCTTGATAGCCGCGCCCGGCAATGCGCTCAAAAGCACGCGTCTTAAACAGTTGCCCAAAGTGATACCAAACCCGCGTTCCAACGGTTCAATAGTGAATTTGGCGTAGCTGCCGTCCGCGCTTTCGTCGCATTGAATTTTGGGTCTTTCTATTTCCATCATAATAACAAAGTTCTCCTTTTTAAAAACTAATTACTTGGAGTAATGTTCAACAATCAATTGTTCATTAATATTGAGGTCAATATCTTCCCTTGCGGGCAGCGCCAACACCTTGCCTTCCAATGTTTCTGTGGAAAACTCCAACCACTTCGGAATAATAGGCCTATATTCCTTCAAATGGGCGAATTTTTCTTTGTGGGAAGGCTTGATGGCTATTACATCGCCTGCTTTAACCTGATATGACGGAATATCAACTTTTTTGCCGTTGACGGTTATATGACCGTGATTTACTATTTGGCGGGCTTGCGCTCTTGAAGAGCCTATTCCCATGCGATATACCACATTGTCAAGCCGTCTTTCCAACATAGACAGCATAATCTCGCCGGTTACGCCTTTTTGTTTTGACGCCTTAATATAGTAATTTTTGAATTGTTTTTCAACAAGTCCGTAATATCTTTTGACTTTTTGTTTTTCCCTTAACTGCAAGCCATACTCGCTTATCCTTCTTCTTCTGCCCATGCCGTGAATTCCCGGAGGCGTGGGTCTTCTGTCAATAGCGCATTTTTTGGAGGTGCATCTATCGCCCTTCAAAAATAGCTTCACTCCTTCTCTTCTGCACAAACGGCAATCAGCTCCTGTATATTTAGCCATTAAAGTTTACCTCCTATATCCTTCTGCGCTTGGGCGGTCTGCATCCATTATGGGAAATGGGAGACACATCCCTGATCAATGTTATATTCAGTCCCGCGGTCGCCAAAGCTCTGACGGCCGATTCCCTGCCCGAGCCCGGGCCTTTTACATATACTTCCACGCTTCTTATGCCTTGTTCATAAGCGCGCTTGGCCGCGTCTTCCGCCGCCATCTGCGCGGCGAAAGGAGTGGACTTTCTTGAGCCCTTAAAGCCCAGCGCGCCCGCGCTGCTTTGGCATATAGCGTTGCCTTGTTCGTCTGTTATCGTTACCAAAGTGTTATTAAACGACGCTTGAATATGCGCCTGTCCTTTGTCTATATTGCGCGTTACTTTACGCTTTTTGGTCGTCTTTTTAAGTGCCATAATTTAGTTACCTCCCCTTGCCGCGTCCGACTATGCGTTTTCTGCCCTTTCTGGTGCGAGCGTTGGTCTTTGTATTTTGTCCTCTTACGGGCAATCCTTTGCGATGGCGCAAACCCCTGTAGCAACCGATATCTTGCAATCTCTTGATATTCATCGCGACTTCTCTTCTTAGGTCGCCTTCAACCACAAGATTTTTTTCAATGTAATCTCTTAACTTGCTGACATCGCTTTCCGTCAAATCTTTGACCCGCGTGTTAGGGTTAATATTGGTTTTTTTCAAAATTTCGTTTGCCAAAGGTCTGCCTATGCCATATATATAGGTCAGTCCAATCTCTATTCTCTTTTCTCTAGGCAAATCAATACCGGCTATTCGTGCCACCTTGTATTCTCCTTATTTTGATTTTTTTATATATATTTTACACGAAAAGGAATGAGCTGTTTTTATTTAATTTTAAACAGCTTTTTCGTATTTGTATCCTAAATTATCCTTGTCTTTGTTTATGGTTAGGGTTTTTTGAGCAAATAACCATAACCTTGCCTTTGCGCTTGATTATTTTGCACTTATCGCACATAGGTTTAACAGAAGGTCTAACTTTCATTTTTT
Protein-coding sequences here:
- the rplQ gene encoding 50S ribosomal protein L17, which translates into the protein MGYKLGRPTDQRMALLRNQVSQLFWYGKIKTTLARAKSVQKIAEKLLTAAINTHNDVVKVELTKKDAKGKEYTVEHYNDGPKKLAARRKLMASLYDLQEIKGADESKTAYKARTKDIKHPLIEKIFNEYAPRYSQRASEGQGGGYTRILKIGPRRGDAAEMAIIELI
- a CDS encoding DNA-directed RNA polymerase subunit alpha; the encoded protein is MMEIERPKIQCDESADGSYAKFTIEPLERGFGITLGNCLRRVLLSALPGAAIKGVKIEGVKHEFSTIKGVREDVVEIILNLKGVAVKTVSQDRNYQTVLRLYAATPGIVTAKNIETHSDVEILNPDHYICTLDTGAVLDMQLTIGRGRGYVSANENKDPNAPIGYIPIDSIFTAVKKVNYEVGSTRVGQNIDYDKLTLEVQTNGTMSAREVVSLSAKIVEDHIRLFVNLSENISGMDILVSREKDKRQKILEMSIEDLDLSVRSFNCLKRANINTVEDLSKRTEEDMLKVRNLGRKSLEEVISKLNELGLSLKKSDE
- the rpsD gene encoding 30S ribosomal protein S4, with amino-acid sequence MAKYTGADCRLCRREGVKLFLKGDRCTSKKCAIDRRPTPPGIHGMGRRRRISEYGLQLREKQKVKRYYGLVEKQFKNYYIKASKQKGVTGEIMLSMLERRLDNVVYRMGIGSSRAQARQIVNHGHITVNGKKVDIPSYQVKAGDVIAIKPSHKEKFAHLKEYRPIIPKWLEFSTETLEGKVLALPAREDIDLNINEQLIVEHYSK
- the rpsK gene encoding 30S ribosomal protein S11, which produces MALKKTTKKRKVTRNIDKGQAHIQASFNNTLVTITDEQGNAICQSSAGALGFKGSRKSTPFAAQMAAEDAAKRAYEQGIRSVEVYVKGPGSGRESAVRALATAGLNITLIRDVSPISHNGCRPPKRRRI
- the rpsM gene encoding 30S ribosomal protein S13, whose translation is MARIAGIDLPREKRIEIGLTYIYGIGRPLANEILKKTNINPNTRVKDLTESDVSKLRDYIEKNLVVEGDLRREVAMNIKRLQDIGCYRGLRHRKGLPVRGQNTKTNARTRKGRKRIVGRGKGR
- the rpmJ gene encoding 50S ribosomal protein L36, coding for MKVRPSVKPMCDKCKIIKRKGKVMVICSKNPNHKQRQG